The Miscanthus floridulus cultivar M001 chromosome 17, ASM1932011v1, whole genome shotgun sequence genome has a window encoding:
- the LOC136516185 gene encoding uncharacterized protein: protein MCRRCAGAGGRAWGAGSVHRRRAGAGRRGPGAGPAAWPAAETLGAQGRAPGAGGRVRDAGGRAPGAGCGRVAGGVAGGGNPRRAGAGAGGRVWAGAGGGGNPRRVGSLTASSVEEDSAQTTSLPCAVL, encoded by the coding sequence ATGTGTCGTCGGTGCGCGGGGGCAGGGGGCCGGGCGTGGGGCGCCGGGAGCGTGcatcgtcggcgtgcgggggcgggacgtcgggggccgggtgcgggaccggcggcgtggccggcggcggaaaccctaggcgcgcaggggcgggcgccgggggccgggggccgggtgcgggacgcgGGGGGCCGGGCGCCTGGGGCCGGGTGCGGGCGCGTGGCCGGCGGTGTggccggcggcggaaaccctaggcgcgcaggGGCCGGCGCCGGGGGCCgagtgtgggcgggcgcgggcggcggcggaaaccctaggcgcgtgggcagcctgacggcgtcgtcgGTGGAAGAAGATAGCGCCCAGACAACATCACTCCCGTGCGCCGTCCTATAA
- the LOC136516186 gene encoding uncharacterized protein, producing the protein MKSGLVVKKMVKEAWEAIKSLRVGDARVQEAKAQHLLKQFENAAFKDGEAIDDFAVRIGSIAAELRELGEDMEDERVVKKMLRVVPSRFNQVACSIEMFVDFKKMSLEELVDRLHVAEERCGGGELGGECTGQLLLTEEQWKARRRQRCNKDRARAGDAQNGRGGGRDDDDDARGTTSSGSGRGGSRFRGRCYECGERGHMGKDCRGKKKETALLADVDNEHTLM; encoded by the coding sequence ATGAAGTCTGGGCTCGTCGTGAAGAAGATGGTCAAGGAGGCTTGGGAGGCGATCAAGTCGCTGCGCGTGGGAGACGCGCGTGTGCAGGAAGCCAAGGCGCAGCACCTCCTCAAGCAGTTTGAGAACGCGGCGTTCAAGGACGGCGAGGCGATCGACGACTTCGCCGTGAGGATCGGCTCCATTGCCGCGGAGCTGCGCGAGTTGGGCGAGGACATGGAGGACGAGCGCGTCGTCAAAAAGATGCTGCGGGTTGTGCCGTCGAGGTTTAACCAAGTTGCATGCTCCATCGAGATGTTCGTCGACTTCAAGAAGATGTCGCTCGAGGAGCTCGTCGACAGGCTGCACGTGGCCGAGGAGCGTTGTGGCGGCGGCGAGCTTGGAGGCGAGTGCACCGGGCAGCTGCTGCTCACGGAGGAGCAGTGGAAGGCGCGTCGTCGTCAGCGATGCAACAAGGATCGTGCACGTGCGGGAGATGCACAGAACGGCCGTGGCGGTggccgcgacgacgacgacgacgctcgTGGCACCACGAGCTCAGGAAGCGGACGTGGCGGGAGCCGCTTCCGTGGGCGATGCTATGAGTGCGGCGAGCGCGGCCACATGGGCAAGGACTGCCGTGGGAAAAAGAAGGAAACAGCTCTCCTCGCTGATGTCGACAACGAGCATACGCTCATGTAG